In the Sinorhizobium arboris LMG 14919 genome, one interval contains:
- a CDS encoding helix-turn-helix domain-containing protein, with the protein MIENKKKPNPIDIHVGSRIRLRRTMLGMSQEKLGESLGITFQQIQKYEKGTNRVGASRLQNISQILNVPVSFFFEDAPGDGGGTGPGMAEASSSNYVVDFLSSSEGLQLNRAFVKISDPKVRRKLVDLVKALAAEAESE; encoded by the coding sequence ATGATTGAAAACAAGAAGAAACCGAACCCGATCGACATTCACGTCGGTAGCAGGATTCGCCTTCGTCGGACGATGCTTGGCATGAGCCAGGAGAAGCTCGGCGAGAGTCTGGGGATTACCTTCCAGCAGATCCAGAAGTACGAAAAAGGCACGAACCGCGTCGGCGCAAGCCGGCTGCAGAACATATCGCAGATACTCAACGTGCCGGTGTCGTTCTTCTTCGAGGATGCTCCAGGCGATGGCGGCGGCACCGGGCCGGGGATGGCCGAGGCGTCAAGCTCCAACTACGTGGTCGATTTCCTGTCTTCCTCGGAAGGGTTGCAGCTTAACCGTGCCTTCGTCAAAATTTCCGATCCGAAGGTCCGTCGCAAGTTGGTGGACCTCGTGAAGGCTCTCGCCGCCGAGGCAGAGAGCGAATAA